A stretch of the Panicum virgatum strain AP13 chromosome 9N, P.virgatum_v5, whole genome shotgun sequence genome encodes the following:
- the LOC120689968 gene encoding uncharacterized protein LOC120689968, whose protein sequence is MGICVSCDAADEGAAAARVVLPSGELREYAPPATAAMALEEAGGQGSWFLCDADGMVLEGPVAVAAVAPGEELRPGQIYFVLPAEMQRRRLTGDEVAALAVKASSALVKAAAAAAAAQPSSPCRRRRRGAVAPLVFPVPEEDYAVADPVSPVAAKPAQKRRVACRGGRAMRFSPDLTAIPESE, encoded by the coding sequence ATGGGCATCTGCGTGTCATGCGACGCGGCCGAcgagggcgccgcggcggcgagggtggtgcTCCCCAGCGGCGAGCTCCGGGAGtacgcgccgccggccactgcggcgatggccctggaggaggccggcgggcaGGGGTCGTGGTTCCTCTGCGACGCCGACGGGATGGTGCTCGAGggccccgtcgccgtcgcggctgTCGCCCCGGGCGAGGAGCTCCGGCCGGGGCAGATCTACTTCGTGCTCCCCGCCGAGATGCAACGCCGCCGCCTCACCGGCGACGAGGTCGCCGCGCTCGCGGTCAAGGCCAGCTCCGCGCTCGTcaaggccgccgcggccgcggccgccgcccagcCGTCCTccccctgccgccggcgccggcgcggagctGTGGCGCCGCTCGTGTTCCCGGTCCCCGAGGAGGACTACGCCGTGGCGGACCCGGTCTCGCCCGTCGCGGCGAAGCCAGCGCAGAAGCGGAGGGTGGCGTGCCGCGGCGGGAGGGCGATGAGGTTCTCTCCCGACCTGACCGCCATCCCGGAGAGCGAGTAG